DNA from Sulfodiicoccus acidiphilus:
GTTTTCAAGGAGTATCAGGCCGACGTGATAGGGGTAGGGGGAGTTTACAGTTGGGAAGACGCGGCGGAGCTCATGTTAGCTGGGGCTAAGTTAGTGGGTGTAGGAACAGCTATAATAGACAGAGGACCAAGAGTGTTGACCCAGATAAGGGAGGGCTTCGGTAAGTTCTTGGATAAGAAAGGGATTAATGCCACCGAGCTCGTTGGTGCAGGAGTCAGGTGAATCATGCCCAAGAGGATAGAAATGAAGGGAAGGGACCTAGAGGGATTGGTCTTTCTAGGCAAATTGAAGTCAGTTAACGTTGAGTACTGTGACGAGAAGAAGAAGTACGCTCGCGTGGTGGGGGTTCTCCTCGATGGGGATGAAGTGAGCACAGAGTGCATACCCATAAGGGCGGCCGGGAAGATCTCCACCGTGATAAAACACTACCTACGATTGGGTGTGGGCAAGTACATACTCACCGAAGCTTCAGGGAACCTCAGACACACGGACACTGAGCCGGAGGAAGACGACTCCCAGCCTTCAGGGTGAAAACGGTCCTTATATTCCAAACCTCCTAGGAACCCGTCGATGGGATTGGACATAGGGCAGGCCTTGGTAGTTGCCGTGAAGCTATTCGCTATCATGGACCCCTTCTCTGTCATACCGTACATACTGGGGATATACACCACTTACCAAGAGAGTTCGCAGGAGAAGGTGAGCTGGAACTACCTTGTCAACAAGATAAGTATCGTGATAATTGTGATCCTCCTCATTTTCTCGATCCTGGGTAGGGCCATCTTAGATTTCCTAGGACTAAGTCCAGCTGCCCTGGAGATAGGAGGAGGTATAATCTTGGTTTACTTGGGGATAGATACCATGGGGGGCTTCGGTCAACTCAGGTTCCTTTCCAGGAACATAGAGGAGGCCATAGTGACTCCGATAGCAACTCCGCTCATAGTTGGACCTGGAACCCTCACCGCACTAGTTACTTTGTCTGTTGGTCACTCCATACTTCTCCTCATAGTGGGGAGCATGGTCGCAGCGCTACTGACCTACCTCACTCTCCTCTCTGCTCCACTTCTGGTTAAGGTGTTGGGAAAGACTGGAACCATCGCGGCAGGCAGGTTCACCGCGATAATCATTGCGGCTTTCGGGGTGCAACTGATCTTGGGCGGACTCACTCTTTTGGGCTTGATCTCCTGAGTATTACTCATAGTGATGTGGAACCGCTCTGAAAAATTTTTAACGGATCCGCGGTTAGTTGTTCGTGTCGTCGAAGAAGAGAGTCGAACTAGACGACGTGGATAAGAAGTTAATGATAGAGTTGTTGAGGGACGCTAGGACTAGTCTCAGGCGGTTGGCGGAAGAGATGAACGTCTCCCCAGCCACCCTCCACAACAGGATGAACAGGCTCATTCAGGAAGGGGTAGTGAGGGGTTTCGTGGCGCTCTTGGACTACACCAAGCTGGGCTACACTCTGACTAGCATAATAATGGTTAAGGTCGACGGTAAACACATCGTGGAGTTCGAGAAGGAAGTCGCCAACTCCCCTAACGTCGTCTCCGTCTACGACGTGGTGGGGGACTACGACGTCATATTAATAGCGAAGTTCAGGGACACCGAGGAACTGGACACCTTCCTCAAACAACTCCTCAAGAACCCACGAGTTGAGAGGACGTTCACGAGCATAGTGCTTAACACCGTGAAGGAGGACCCGAGAGTCAGAATAATTTAGATACTTCCTTGGCGACAGCCCGTGCCACGGGCACTGGGACCGACTCCCCAACCTGGTTGAACTGTTCGTCGAGCGAGCCCAGAAAGACGTGATCGTCAGGGTATCCCATGAGTCTAGCCTGCTCCCTCACTGTGAGCCACCTGTCCCGGAAAGGGTGAATGAACCTGGAGTTTCCCAACACAGTGGGAGCTGGCTTAGATGGGTCCAACCTGAGGTAGAGAGGTATCTTCCTTGCGCTCCCCTCGAACATAGTGAGGTAACCTCCGTACCCTAGTCTCGAGATCTTCCTCAACTTCGCCTCTGTTACCTCCCTCACCTCGTGATTTGGCACCTTCCCTTCCTTACCATCTAAGTCTCCTATACTCTCCCACACACTAGGGTGAAGGGTCACCTTTGGAGGGTCTAGCCTCGCGTTAGAGATGAAGATCCTCACTCTCTTAGAAGGGTTTCCAAGTTCTAGGGCACTGAGTACGTTGAAGTGGATTTCGTATCCTACCCTAGCGAACTCCGCCCTGAGTGCCTCGCGAAGCTCCACCGATTCCACCAGAGCAGGTACGTTCTCCATCACGAAGACTCTCGGGTTGAGCTCCCCCACTAGTCTGACAAACTCCAGCGTCAGTAGGCCTCTCTCGTCACTGTAGAGCCTTTCTATAGGGTTCTTCCTTCTAGTAGGGTTGGCGGCCGTGAATGGCTCACAGGGTGGACTACCGATGAGGATGTCCACCTCACCTACCAGTTTAGAGATCAGGGACCCGTCGACTTCTCTAATATCTTCTTCCAACACCTGCGCTTCGGGGAAGTTAAGGCTGTAAGTCCTCGCAGCAGCGTGATTAAGCTCCACACCTAAGGCTGGACTAAGTCCCACCTCTGCGAATCCCCTGGAGAACCCGCCTCCTCCCGAGAAGAGATCAACCAAAGTTGGACTTGGTCTCGACGTTTATTTCCTCCTCGAGTTGCCTTATCTTCCTCTCTATAACTTCCCTTACCCTCTCCACCTCGTAATAAACGAGGGAGGTCCCACACCTGGGACACTTGAACTCGTTCTCAAAGGCCTCGTCGAAGATATACCTGCTCCCGTCCTCGGGACAGATGTAGAAGGTGTTGTTGGTCTCGAACTCCAGTCTCATTTTCAGTTTCTGCACCATCTCCCTCTTTCTGTTCAGTAGTATCTCGTTTACCTGATCCGTGTTGGCCCTCCAGTAGTAGAGATACCATCCAGTTTCCCTATCTCTAGTTCTCTTGTACCTCACTAACCCGTGGTCCGCAAGCATATAGAGCGTCCTTCTGACGTTGTTCACCTTCACGTTAAGCATCCTAGCTATCTCGTCGTCAGTTAGCTCGGACTTCCCCTTCAACAAGATCTCTAACACTGGCAGTACTTCGTCTCCTAACATGGTGACCGCTAGCTCCTTCAACAATTCCTCAGCTTCCAACCCTCACCACCCTCTTACCCGCCCTCTGCGGAAGTATCCTCAATTTGGCATCGCTATACTGTATATCTAGTTCCTCTCCCATATATATCCTATCCAAGAAGATTGCCACGCTTGCGACTTCAGAGTGGGGTTGATGCCCTATCGCCACGTTGTAGTCCACGTTCCTGAAGTACCAGCCCTCTACCTTCTCTGCCCCCACTATAAGGAGAAGGGGAGACTGGGACCTCAATTCACCCACCTTCGAGTTCAATCCCTCCCCATACATGGTCAAGTGTATCGCTCTTCCTCCGTTCCTCCTCCAATCCTCCACGAACTTCCTTCCGTTCTTGACGCTCTGAACCACGAAGTCCCTCCTTCCCCAGAGTTCCTTCACCTTCTCCACCGACTTAAATACCGACTCATCATTTCCCTCCATAATGAACCCTGAGGCACCTAGAGCCCTAGCTACGAGTGCCACGTGAGTGGTAACTCGTTTGTCCCTGTTGGGCCTGTGGCCCAACCTCAGCACGTACACTTCGGGGTTCAACTCAACCACTTACGATCTTTGACAGGGTATCAATTAGGACACCCAAGTTGGTACCGTTAGCTGCTGAGACTGGAACCACGTCCACCACAGGCGAGTATATCCTCTTAGTTTCCTTCAGCGCTACCTCCCTTAACCTCCTAGCTTCAGGGGGGTTCAACTTGTCCGCCTTGTTTAACGCTACGATCAGGGGCTTCCCAGATATCCCTATATCTCGGAACACGGAGAGAGAGCCGGTTAGACTCTCAATCATTCTCCTTTCGCCCATGGCGGAGTCCACTACCAACAACTCAACGTCTGCTAAGGCCGCCTCTGACAATGTCACGTGGAACGCCTCAACGATCTGCGGTGGTATTCCCCTAATGAAGCCGACCGTGTCTATGAGCAGGGCCTTCCTATTCCCTAGCTCTACAGCAGTCCGCTTGGGAGATATGGTTGTGAACATACTGGAGTCGACCTTCTGGCTTCCCCCAGTAAGCCTGTTGAAGAGGGAGGTCTTTCCCGCGTTAGTGTAACCCACGATCGCTACCTGGGGTAATCCCATCTCCCTCCTCTTGAGGATGGTGGCCCTCTGAGCTTCCCTCATCTCCTCCAACTTCCTCTTGAGCTTCACCATCCTTCTAGAGTAGAGCTTTATCGCAGCCTCCACACCATAGGTTCCTGCTCCCAACGGCCCCTGTTGTTCTCCTGCTTTGGCCCTAGTGAAGTAGTCCCTCAATATAGGGAGCCTGTACTTCAGTGAGGCCAACTCGATCTGCATCTTGGCCTCGGCCGATCCTGCGTGGAGGTCGAAGACCTCGAGGAGAAGGAGCACCTTGTCCAAGACCTTTATTCCCATCAACTCTCGACTGAGGTTCATCAGTTGTCTCGGTCTAGTCTGAGCGAAAACTAACAGGGCTTCCACGCCCTTTTCCTTCACTTCCTGGAGCATCGATTCGCTTATGTAGTAATTGGGATTCGGCCTCCTCGGCGTCGGTCTGTGCTCCACCACTTCGTACCCTGCAGTTTCTGCCAGGGCTAATCCTTCGTCCATCTCTTCCCGTTGATAGAAGAGGATCGCCCTCACTTCCTCCCCTCCCTTACGTTGGCAACATCTCCCAACGTGATGTCCATGTCCACCTCCTCTTCAACACCCTCTCCAACTTCTGTCGGCACGAGCAGCTTCACCCCAAGTAACTTCTCTAGTTGCCTCGCTTGGTCTATGGTAGGTTTGAGTCGCCCCGACTCAAACCTCTTCACCACGTTCTCAGAAACCTTAAGTCTCTTAGCCAGCCCCAGGGTGTCCATCTTTAACCTCTCCCTGGCCTCTTTAATGATCTTGCTGTAATCCTCGACCACTTCCAGTTCCTCTGGGCTAACTTTCTTGGGTCTCGAATTAACCCTGGGTTTCGCCTTCCTCTCCACCTTGATTTCCTTCCTCTCCACGATCGGCGGACTGCCCTGTTTCCTATAACACCTCTCGCATAAAGTGAGTAATCCCCCCTCTATCTCCACCGTGTAGCTCTTGCCCACTATGGCAGAGCCGCACATCTCACAGTATTCTCCATCGCCGTTGCCCATGGTACCACGGCATATATGTGATGCCAAACGTTATTAGCCTAACTGCATAAAGAGTTTGCTGAGTCTAGGTTGTCGGAGGAAGTAGATATTCCCAATGAGAACGTAGGCGAGGAAAAGGAACAGTTGCTGAGAGTTATGGAGGAGAAGGTGAGGTCGCTCCAAACTGAAGTGGAGATGTTGAGGAAGGAACTCAACTACTACAAGTCCGAGATGGACAAGCTCCTCAGTCCGCCACTCATCGAGGCCACAGTCCTTGACACGTTAGAGGACGGTAGGGTGGTGGTGAGGAGCTCCTCTGGACCCAACTTGGTCGTTAATGCGCTAAGAGAAGTGATAGTGGGGAAACTAAAGCCTGGCACTCCTGTGGCCCTGAATCAGAGGGCGTCCGCCATAGTCGAAGTTCTACCGACCAGGGAAGAGCCGGTGGTGAGGGGAATGGAGGTTGAGGAGAAGCCAAACGTAAGGTACACAGACATCGGTGGGCTTGAAGAGCAGATCGGGCAGATTAGGGAGGTGGTGGAGCTCCCCCTCACTAGGCCTGAACTATTTAGGGAGATAGGCGTTGATCCTCCGAAGGGAGTTCTCCTTTACGGGCCACCTGGGACTGGGAAGACCATGTTGGCCAAGGCGGTGGCCACGGAGAGCGGTGCCGCCTTCATTCACGTGATTGCATCTGAGTTCGCACAGAAGTTCGTGGGAGAGGGGGCTAAGATAGTCAGGGAGGTGTTCGAGTTGGCGCGCAAGAGGGCGCCAGCAATTCTTTTCATTGACGAGATAGACGCCATAGCTTCCAAGAGAATAGACGTGGGAACAAGTGGAGAGAGGGAAATACAGAGGACCCTCATGCAACTGCTTGCCGAGATCGATGGCTTCAAGCCTCTCGAGAACGTGAGGATACTCACTGCTACCAATAGGATAGACGTTTTAGATCCAGCGCTACTGCGACCTGGAAGGTTCGACAGGTTGATAGAGGTACCTCTCCCTGACGCTGCGGGGAGGGAGAAGATATATTCGATCTACTTAGGCAGAATGAAGGTAAAGGGAGAAGTTGACGTGAAGGGGCTGGCAGCGGAGTCGGAGGGACTCAGTGGTGCAGACATAAAGAACGTATGTGTCGAGGCGGCCTACGTCGCGATCAGGGAGGGAAGGGCTTACGTCACGAATCAGGACGTCTTCAAGGCCCTCAAGGCAGTTCTGAACAAGAGGGAAGCTAAGGTCAAGGAGAGGACCGAGAAGTTCATCTGAGGGCTCAAGTTGAGGAGTGAGGATCTACGCTACCTCGTCGACGTCCTACGCTACCAGTTCGGGGAGGAAGTCGCTGAAGTGCTATCCAAGGCCCTCCACGAGTCCACTGTGTGGAGGTCACCCTCAACCGAGAGGATTAGGAATGTCTACTTGAATGGAAAATTGCTCTTGGTTCTGAGGGCTCAGGACAACCTATTTTCCTTAACTCCCCTCTCTGGGGAATTGTTGGCGGCGTCCCTACCTTGGCCTAAGCTGAGAGTCGTAGTAAGGGAGGACGTAGCGAAGTTCATTGCGGAGGGAAGGGACGTGTTCTGCAGGCACGTTGTGGAGGTCGACAGATCGCTCAGAGGAGGAGACGAGGCAGTGGCCGTAAGCGAGACTGGCAAGTTGTTGGCGGTAGGAAGAATGAACGTGTCTGGAGAGGAAGTGAGATCTTATAAAAGGGGAGTGGCACTATCTGTGAGGAGAGGATACGCACGATGAGCGTCAGAGTGATCCTTAAGGACGCGGAAGAGTCACAACTAGAAGGCAAGTACTTCATAACTGGCTTCAGGACGTTAGGGGAAACTGGCTACCTAGCGGCCAGGTATTTGGTCACCGCGAAGAGGATGAAACGTATCGGGTTCGTAGTTACCAAGTATCAAAGGGACGTCGCATTCCTAGACGACTACGGCCTGGCCACGCCTTACGAGATATTCTACGACGATCAAGATCAGGTCATAGTACTCCTCAACCACCTCCTCCCCTTCGAGAGGGAGTGGAGCCCGTTCGCCTTAGCGGTGACGAAGTGGCTCAAGAGGATATCTCCCAAGGAAGTGTTCCTAATTGGGGGGCTCGACAAGAGGTACAAGAACGATCAGACCGACGTTAGATGGCTCAGTACGAGCAAGAGCACAGTGAAGTTAGACTTTCCCAACATCGAGAAGCAGTTATTAATGGTGGGACCACTGGCCCTACTCACGGTCTACGCGGAGATAATGGACGTTCCGGCCACCGTGATACTGCCCTTCGCCGACAGGGATAGGGCGGATCCCCAAGCGGCGGCAGTCGCCATAGAGGTGCTCAAGAAGGTGATCGGTATAAGCGTCGACGTTAATCAGTTGTACGAAGACGCCAGGAAGATACAAGAGGAGTTGCGGAGGCAGATGGAGCTGATGCAGAACGAGCTCTCAAAGTTCAGGAGCGGAGACAGAGTCTACATGTAGAAGTTCCCTCAAGGGAGGATCGCACTTCACACTTACCTTAATTGGTCTGTTTCTCCTCAAGAACTCCTTTAGGGAGTTCCTCATGTCCTCTAAAACCTCTGGGTCGAGATCCCCAGGTTCCTCGAATTGAGAGAGGGGGTAGGCCTCCGACGCGTTGGCAGGGACAATACCGAAAAAGGGAGTAATAACGTACGTGTTGTCCACTCCCAAGCTTCTCACGAACGGCCTGCTCAATAGGTTGTAGCAAACCAATGTAACTTCCCCCTCAGTCTTCCACTCGTCCATCCTCCTCTTATGTCTCACCACCTCGGGACGAAACAACGAGTCCCCGTTGAACAAAAACAAGCCCCGCGGCTCTCCCTTAGTTCTAGGATCGTACCTCTCGAGGTAGTCCACTAGGTTCCTAAACTCCCTGAACGCTGAGTATAGAGCTGGGTGGGACATGACCTTCTGTTGAACGTACTCAAAGAGCCTACCCTCTTGCACCGCAACCCTAGTCTCCGCGACCTCCTCCCTTATCTTGTAGAGGTTGTGGAGAGCGAGGAGTCTGCTCCTCTCCTCCGACTCCATCAACTCCTTTGCAGTGTGGGAGGAACATATTGGACACGAGCAGGGAAGCTCTCGGAGGTCCTCCACTCTGTATACCCTCTCCCGGGTCATGTACCTTCCGTCCCTAGCGTAGAGGACGTAAGATGCGGAGTCGAAGCTGTCTACACCCAACGCGACCGCCAACGGAATTAGGTGTGGTACACCTCCCCCGAAGAGGTGAAACGGCTTCCCCCTACTCACAGAGGTCTTGGCCGCGACCACCATCCTCACCAGGGTCCTGTAGTCGTACCCCTCCATCAATGGCGTCGGGCTCCCAAGGGCTAACATTTTGAACTCCTCCTTGGAGTCCGCTGCCAACGCAGAGGTCCTCACTAGGTCGAGGAAAGTACCTCCCTGTATTGGGTGGGCCCAGATCGCGGTTGAGTTGGCGATTAGTCCCCTGATCTCTTCTGCTCTCCTGTTAGTCTCCTCCACTGAACGTATGGCCTCGTGTCTATCTGAGGTATCTCCGGTTGGAAGGTCCAGAAAGACCGCTATGTCTGGTGATATCTGGAGTTCGTACTCCACCACTTCTCTATTCGTGGCTTCTATGCCACCGTACTGAAGTACTTGGTAAGCGCCAGAATCAGTCATCACTACGCCGTCGAAGTTCAAGAATTCGTGCACCTTCTGCTTCACTCCGCGCTTCATGAGGAAGTAGCTGTTAGTTATGAGGTTGGAGAACCCTACCCTACTTATGTCGGTAACCCCGAGTTCTCTCCTGAACGGGTTCACTACTGGAAAGAAGGCCGGGGTGAGGAGTCTCCCATGCGCGGTGTCCAGCCTACCTACTCTCCCCGCTAGGTCCTCTTCAATTGCTTCGAAGTCACCTATCATTTCCGCGAACCTTGACTTCCTCCCTGTTTCTTGTTCATGTAGTCCTTGAAAACGTCGCTTATCCTCTGAGCTAGGGGTCCGTTTCCCTCCACTCCAGCTTCAGATACCTTTATCTTATCCATGACCGTGACCACCTGGGCCCCCTCGTACACCTTGATATCCCCTGGTCTGAGGGAGAGATTCTTCTCAAGCATGTCAGCGAACTCTCTCACATCGAAGGTGGGAGAAGACTTGACTAGGACCTCCGAAACTACGGTACCGTTGATTATCACCCTACTGTAGTAGTTGTTCTGATCGTCCCTCGCCTCCGTCAGACTCAGCATCAGGGACCCAGAGTCGAACGAGCTCAGGACGCCTGTGTAG
Protein-coding regions in this window:
- a CDS encoding multiprotein bridging factor aMBF1, giving the protein MGNGDGEYCEMCGSAIVGKSYTVEIEGGLLTLCERCYRKQGSPPIVERKEIKVERKAKPRVNSRPKKVSPEELEVVEDYSKIIKEARERLKMDTLGLAKRLKVSENVVKRFESGRLKPTIDQARQLEKLLGVKLLVPTEVGEGVEEEVDMDITLGDVANVREGRK
- a CDS encoding Lsm family RNA-binding protein — its product is MSSARRIVTDLNALVDKQVTVKLVSGRSYTGVLSSFDSGSLMLSLTEARDDQNNYYSRVIINGTVVSEVLVKSSPTFDVREFADMLEKNLSLRPGDIKVYEGAQVVTVMDKIKVSEAGVEGNGPLAQRISDVFKDYMNKKQGGSQGSRK
- the tfe gene encoding transcription factor E; this encodes MKELAVTMLGDEVLPVLEILLKGKSELTDDEIARMLNVKVNNVRRTLYMLADHGLVRYKRTRDRETGWYLYYWRANTDQVNEILLNRKREMVQKLKMRLEFETNNTFYICPEDGSRYIFDEAFENEFKCPRCGTSLVYYEVERVREVIERKIRQLEEEINVETKSNFG
- a CDS encoding Lrp/AsnC family transcriptional regulator, whose amino-acid sequence is MSSKKRVELDDVDKKLMIELLRDARTSLRRLAEEMNVSPATLHNRMNRLIQEGVVRGFVALLDYTKLGYTLTSIIMVKVDGKHIVEFEKEVANSPNVVSVYDVVGDYDVILIAKFRDTEELDTFLKQLLKNPRVERTFTSIVLNTVKEDPRVRII
- a CDS encoding PUA domain-containing protein; translation: MRSEDLRYLVDVLRYQFGEEVAEVLSKALHESTVWRSPSTERIRNVYLNGKLLLVLRAQDNLFSLTPLSGELLAASLPWPKLRVVVREDVAKFIAEGRDVFCRHVVEVDRSLRGGDEAVAVSETGKLLAVGRMNVSGEEVRSYKRGVALSVRRGYAR
- a CDS encoding MarC family protein, with the translated sequence MGLDIGQALVVAVKLFAIMDPFSVIPYILGIYTTYQESSQEKVSWNYLVNKISIVIIVILLIFSILGRAILDFLGLSPAALEIGGGIILVYLGIDTMGGFGQLRFLSRNIEEAIVTPIATPLIVGPGTLTALVTLSVGHSILLLIVGSMVAALLTYLTLLSAPLLVKVLGKTGTIAAGRFTAIIIAAFGVQLILGGLTLLGLIS
- the tgtA gene encoding tRNA guanosine(15) transglycosylase TgtA: MIGDFEAIEEDLAGRVGRLDTAHGRLLTPAFFPVVNPFRRELGVTDISRVGFSNLITNSYFLMKRGVKQKVHEFLNFDGVVMTDSGAYQVLQYGGIEATNREVVEYELQISPDIAVFLDLPTGDTSDRHEAIRSVEETNRRAEEIRGLIANSTAIWAHPIQGGTFLDLVRTSALAADSKEEFKMLALGSPTPLMEGYDYRTLVRMVVAAKTSVSRGKPFHLFGGGVPHLIPLAVALGVDSFDSASYVLYARDGRYMTRERVYRVEDLRELPCSCPICSSHTAKELMESEERSRLLALHNLYKIREEVAETRVAVQEGRLFEYVQQKVMSHPALYSAFREFRNLVDYLERYDPRTKGEPRGLFLFNGDSLFRPEVVRHKRRMDEWKTEGEVTLVCYNLLSRPFVRSLGVDNTYVITPFFGIVPANASEAYPLSQFEEPGDLDPEVLEDMRNSLKEFLRRNRPIKVSVKCDPPLRELLHVDSVSAPEL
- a CDS encoding GTPase, whose amino-acid sequence is MDEGLALAETAGYEVVEHRPTPRRPNPNYYISESMLQEVKEKGVEALLVFAQTRPRQLMNLSRELMGIKVLDKVLLLLEVFDLHAGSAEAKMQIELASLKYRLPILRDYFTRAKAGEQQGPLGAGTYGVEAAIKLYSRRMVKLKRKLEEMREAQRATILKRREMGLPQVAIVGYTNAGKTSLFNRLTGGSQKVDSSMFTTISPKRTAVELGNRKALLIDTVGFIRGIPPQIVEAFHVTLSEAALADVELLVVDSAMGERRMIESLTGSLSVFRDIGISGKPLIVALNKADKLNPPEARRLREVALKETKRIYSPVVDVVPVSAANGTNLGVLIDTLSKIVSG
- a CDS encoding proteasome assembly chaperone family protein, with amino-acid sequence MSVRVILKDAEESQLEGKYFITGFRTLGETGYLAARYLVTAKRMKRIGFVVTKYQRDVAFLDDYGLATPYEIFYDDQDQVIVLLNHLLPFEREWSPFALAVTKWLKRISPKEVFLIGGLDKRYKNDQTDVRWLSTSKSTVKLDFPNIEKQLLMVGPLALLTVYAEIMDVPATVILPFADRDRADPQAAAVAIEVLKKVIGISVDVNQLYEDARKIQEELRRQMELMQNELSKFRSGDRVYM
- a CDS encoding proteasome-activating nucleotidase is translated as MSEEVDIPNENVGEEKEQLLRVMEEKVRSLQTEVEMLRKELNYYKSEMDKLLSPPLIEATVLDTLEDGRVVVRSSSGPNLVVNALREVIVGKLKPGTPVALNQRASAIVEVLPTREEPVVRGMEVEEKPNVRYTDIGGLEEQIGQIREVVELPLTRPELFREIGVDPPKGVLLYGPPGTGKTMLAKAVATESGAAFIHVIASEFAQKFVGEGAKIVREVFELARKRAPAILFIDEIDAIASKRIDVGTSGEREIQRTLMQLLAEIDGFKPLENVRILTATNRIDVLDPALLRPGRFDRLIEVPLPDAAGREKIYSIYLGRMKVKGEVDVKGLAAESEGLSGADIKNVCVEAAYVAIREGRAYVTNQDVFKALKAVLNKREAKVKERTEKFI
- a CDS encoding tRNA methyltransferase; this encodes MEGNDESVFKSVEKVKELWGRRDFVVQSVKNGRKFVEDWRRNGGRAIHLTMYGEGLNSKVGELRSQSPLLLIVGAEKVEGWYFRNVDYNVAIGHQPHSEVASVAIFLDRIYMGEELDIQYSDAKLRILPQRAGKRVVRVGS
- a CDS encoding DNA cytosine methyltransferase; translated protein: MVDLFSGGGGFSRGFAEVGLSPALGVELNHAAARTYSLNFPEAQVLEEDIREVDGSLISKLVGEVDILIGSPPCEPFTAANPTRRKNPIERLYSDERGLLTLEFVRLVGELNPRVFVMENVPALVESVELREALRAEFARVGYEIHFNVLSALELGNPSKRVRIFISNARLDPPKVTLHPSVWESIGDLDGKEGKVPNHEVREVTEAKLRKISRLGYGGYLTMFEGSARKIPLYLRLDPSKPAPTVLGNSRFIHPFRDRWLTVREQARLMGYPDDHVFLGSLDEQFNQVGESVPVPVARAVAKEVSKLF